From Serratia fonticola:
GGGTTTAACCTCTAGAATGGCGTAGTAATCCTTGATTTCCATAATGCTATGGTCTCTTTACTGTGGCCGGAAAAGTGGATAGCGCGTTGATGCGTGAGCAAGTTGAGGAGATAGGCTCATTGTAGCGCCATCAAGCATTTAGTGCAGTATGCGCATCACTTCACGCGGTGATTTAGCGTTTCGGGCTGATTTGTTGTGGAACGTGCGGGAATTGCGGTGCTGACAAAGTGTTGATGACTCGGCCCATATCTGAGCCGGTCAACAGGTTGCGAGTGAATTTCGAGTTAACATTGCAGGTTCCGGTTGCTAGCCAGTTTCACGGTTCTTCACCTCCCACGCCTTGCGTGTTATTGACCATCATCACTGGCATTGCCAGAAAAGCGGCGACGCCCACGATCACAAAAAGAGTAATAATCACTGTCATTAACATGCGATCACCCCATCAACGTGGCGTTGTTACGGCTGACTCTCTGTTTTGGTTAATTACATTGCTGGCCTGGACTACTTGGCATTTGCGGTAGCGGGCAAGTTCAGATTAGCTGGTTTTTCCGAATGCTGGCAAGCCCTGTATTGAGGCTTTTTTCTGCAGGATGTTGGGTCGGCCCGCCGCTCGGCGGTTGCACGGGCTGGACCGACCTCTGTTTATTGCATCAGAACCAGGGGAATTGGCCCATGACGTTATGATAAAACAGCATACGTCCGACAATTTCCCCCGACACCAGTGCCACCCCGGCTATCACGGCCATCGATGGGACCAAACGTGTGCGCTGGCTAAGCACCGCGAACAGCACACCACCCACCAGCATGCTGCCAACCAGCTGCCACCAAAGCATGATCCCTTGAGCGCTGGCCCCGGCAATCTGGTAACGCCCCACCAGCGTGGCCAGCAGTAACAGGCAGCCCACCAGCAAACCGTAGCGAACCGTACGCGGAGCGGCCAGGCCGCAGCAGTTCAAATAGATCCCCAAGGTAGCGAACCCCAAGAGTAACGCGGTACTCAGAAACGCCAATTGGGTCAGTGGCGTATGCCACAGCGGATGGCTGGCCATTTGGTAGTAGATTTGTGCCGAGACCAGAATGGCGGCAATCCCCAATAGCGAGGTCACCATTCCCAATGTGGTGATCAAGGCCGACTTCTGCGGCCGCAGCCAGCAAACTGCCAACATCAGGAACAGGCTGATATTCACCAGAATAAAGGCGATCACCTCACGGCTTAACCAGGAGTGCGGCAGGCCCAGCACCGCGCGGTAAGCCCCAAACGGGCTCCCCAGGTGCAGCAGTGACAAGCTGGAGCCAACGACCTCCACCAGCCACAATCCCAGAACCAGATATTTCAGTTGCCCAACGGACATCTGGGAGTTTGGTCGCAACCGATAGAGCGTCAAGGCGATAATACCGCCAATGCCCCATTGGCAGAGCACGGTAAAAAACACCAACGGCAGTTCATATTCGTTCATGGTAGCACCCTATTATTTATCCGCCGGAATAATGACCACGTTCGGGCCGCTGATGCGATGGTCAGGCATGTGATACCGAGCCTCCAGTACCGCCCAATCCGTTGAGTGGATCTTCCTTAATTCCTCGATATCCCCAAACTTCAATACGCCCGCCGGGCAAGACGCCACGCAACGCGGCGGCAATCCTTCATCCAGACGCTCGGCACACATATTGCACTTGCTGGTTTTACCTTCCTGCGGATCGAAGACTGGGGCGTTGTACGGACAAGCCATAATGCACATGCGGCAACCGATGCATTTCTCATGATCCTGCACCACAATGCCGTCCGGGCGCTTATGGTAAGTATCCGCCGGGCATACCTTCATGCACTGCGGGTCGTCACAATGGTTGCAGGACATCGAAATAAACCCTTCAGAATTCGGGCCATCGGTTTCATACTCCCGCACCCGCCGCCAAAGCACGCCGGGTGGCGTCTGATTCTCTGACTTACAGGCCATGGAACAGGTTTTACAGCCGTAACAACGTTTAATATCAATCAGAAAGCCATATTGTTTGGTCATGGGTTATCCCTCCGCCCGTACATCAACCAGCGTACTGTTACAGCAATGCCCGGTACCCAACGCCTCTACGGCGTCATTGGTGACGTGGCTGCTGCTACCTCCCTGCTGTTCCCACCAGCCGTTATCCAGGGAAACCACGCCTCGTTTGATATGCGTCGTCACCACGGCAATCGCCCGATGCTCTCCCCGCTGGTTAAATACGATGGCCCAGTCGCCGTGTTTGATCCGGCGCTGTTGTGCATCCTGCGGATGGATCATCACGTTAGGCTTATTGCGCTGCACCTCAAGGATCCATTCGTTCATACCGTGGCTTGAGTGAATGCTGCGGGCCAGCTTGCGTTGTACCGCCATCAGCGGGTACTTGGCGGCCAATTCCGGCGAGCCTTGTGGCGATTCATTCACTCGCAGATAAGTAACGACCGGCGAGAACGCCTTCTTCTGCCACTCTTCAATAAAGAAGTGGGCTTTACGGGTCGGCGTGCGGAACACCCCATTTTCAAATGGGATCCAGTCGCCGCTCACCGGTAGCACCGGCCCTTTTTTCAGCTGTTCCAGGGTGATACCGGAACCTTGCAGGCACGCATTGATGTAATGCTCAATTGGCTGGTTAAACACGTCGCCAAAGCCAAAACGCTCAGCCAGACGCGCAAAGATCCAATAATCTGGCTTGGCTTCACCCGGTGGCTCGACCGCTTGTTCCATCAGTTGTACATAGTGGCTACGCACGCCCGCCATCAGGCTGACATCTTCAAAAATGGTCGTCACCGGCAGCACCAGGTCGGCATACAGCGCGGTAGAACTCATCAGGTTATCGGCCACCACCACGAAGGGGACCTTTTCCAACGCCTTTCTGACCATGTTGGTGTTAGGCAACTGAGTCATGACCCCCATGGTCATAATCCACCAGAATTTGATCGGATAAGGTCGGTCATTGACCACCCACTCGCCCACCTTGGAAACCGGTATCGGAGTGATTTTCTTCACCGCAGGCGCGGGTGGAATGATCGGACCGAACTTCGCCATTTGGCGTGCTCCGCCCGCATCACAGATCCCTGCTCCCCGTTTGCCGATGTTGCCGGTGAGCAAGGCCAGGTAGAATTGGCTGGCGGCCACGTAGGTACCAAATTCGGTGCGCTGGGCACCAGACATGTTTTGCACAATCATCGCCGGAGCGGTGGTGGCATAGTCGCGGGCCAAACGCAAAATGGTGTGGGCAGGAATGTCGGTTTCAGCCGCGACCCGGTCAAGCGTCCATGGTGCAGCCTGTTGGTAAACGGTTTCGAACACAGTACGGTAGCCGCTGTCGGCTGGCAGTTGATGCTGGAACAGCGCTGGGGTGATATCCGCCTGATCATGCCGTACCAGGCTTTGGCTGGTGCAGTCATAAACCAGATAGCTTTCACTGTCGTTGGCATCGGCCCGCACTAATTGATCTTTGGCATCCACCAGATACACCGCGCCGGTATGCCGGCGCAGGAAATCCGCGTCAATATGCTGCTCTTCGATAATGATCTTCATCATCCCAAGCGCTAACGCCGTATCGGTGCCCGGCACAATCGGGATCCATTCGTCCGCTTTGGCGGCCGTTTCGTTGAAACGTGGGTCGATAACCACGATGCGTGCGCCCTGCTCTTGCGCACGCAGATAGTTTTTAAAATAGGCCTGCATGGTTACCGCTGGGTTGTTACCCCAACAGATAATCAAACGGCTGTCGGCAATGGTGTCGCGGGTATCGGCATAGCGTAGCCCCACCATTGGCATCATCGCCGCCGTCACTGCCGAGCAACAGAGCGACCCCGCCTGTTTCACCGAACCGCCCAGATAGTCGAAGAACGCCTTGCCCATATCGTTCTTTATCGAGTCCATGTTGCCAGCATGAGTGGACAACAGCAGCCCTTCGTTGCCCTGTTCCTTGATGGTGGTACGGATGTTTTTTTCGATTAAATCCAGTGCCTGTTGCCAGGTAATAGGCTCGAATTTGCCCTCACCTTTCTTGCCAACCCGTAGCAGAGGCATCGTGACGCGCTGCTGGTGATAAACCCATTTAGTACGGCTGATGCCCCGCAGGCAACATTTCACATTAAAGCCTTCCGTCGCTTCAATCTTCATCAGCTTCTTCTGATAGACATAAGCGGTCAGGTTACAGTGCAGGCACTCCATCGCACAGGTTGAGCGAAAGGTTTGATAATCCGTCAGTTTTAGGTGGATGCGGCGTAAGGGTTCTTGTTGACCCGTTGATAAGGAAAAAGCGCAAGGTGAAAGTGAAGCCAGGCCAATAACGCCCAGCCCTTTTAGCAACGTGCGCCGTTTTAGTCTGAGTGAAGCAATGTCGTTCATAGTTTTATTCTCGGTTAGATCACTTCCTGGTGTTCACCATAAATAAACCTAGTTAACCAATGGTATATTGAAGCAGATCAATCCACCTCAAAATAGTTAGTCATTGCACGCTAAAAATTCTCCTGCTGCCGATGCCAGGTTCAGGTTAGCGGGGGCATTCACCGCCTTAAACTGGTAAAGTGATCGGATCGAGGTAATAGCAAGTAAGGTAAGAGAATGTCGGAAGTTCAAGGCGTAAATTCGGTCGAAATTGCCGTGTCGGTATTAGAGAGTGTCACCGCTCTTGGGGGAAACGCCCGCGCTTCGGATATCGCCAAACACAGTGGGCTTTCGAAAAGCCGGCTGCATAAATACCTGGTTTCGCTGTGCCGAAGCCAGATGCTGTATCAGGAGCAGGAGACCAGCCGCTACTCGCTTGGCAGCAAGCTGTTGGCGCTGGCCGCGGCGGCAGGCAAACAGCAGACGTTGGCGACAATCATCAATAATGCGCTCTGTGAGCTGCGCGATGAGTTGAACTACTCCACCGGCTGGGCGGTGCGCCAAGGGGGTAATATCTTGCTGACGCGCTACAATCGCAGCCATAAAAATATCGATATCGATTACCTCGAAAACACCCTCATCCCCATGAATGCCAGTGCGGCAGGCTATGCCTATCAGGCGTTTGATAGCTCTATTACGCCACTGCTCGAGGCTAAAGAGCTCGAAAAGATCCGTCTGCAGGGCTATGCGGTACGTTACAATGTTACCGAAGGCATCCCCGGGGCACGTGCGATAGCCTGCCCGATTTTCAGCCAGGATAACGTCCTGTTGGGGATGGCGATCACCATGGGGTTTATTCCTGACGATCCGGCAGAGATTGTCCGTCTGGCAGGTCGCCTGATGGCGAAGGTCAAAACGATCCCGCTTTAACCGGCACGAAGGTGACAACCCGGGGCCTGTAAGGTACGCTAAGTGAGCCTGCCGTAAGCTCTGCGCTGCGGTTAAACAACAAAATCAATTGGGTAAAGTTATTGATACAAGAACATCACCTC
This genomic window contains:
- a CDS encoding dimethyl sulfoxide reductase anchor subunit family protein produces the protein MNEYELPLVFFTVLCQWGIGGIIALTLYRLRPNSQMSVGQLKYLVLGLWLVEVVGSSLSLLHLGSPFGAYRAVLGLPHSWLSREVIAFILVNISLFLMLAVCWLRPQKSALITTLGMVTSLLGIAAILVSAQIYYQMASHPLWHTPLTQLAFLSTALLLGFATLGIYLNCCGLAAPRTVRYGLLVGCLLLLATLVGRYQIAGASAQGIMLWWQLVGSMLVGGVLFAVLSQRTRLVPSMAVIAGVALVSGEIVGRMLFYHNVMGQFPWF
- a CDS encoding IclR family transcriptional regulator translates to MSEVQGVNSVEIAVSVLESVTALGGNARASDIAKHSGLSKSRLHKYLVSLCRSQMLYQEQETSRYSLGSKLLALAAAAGKQQTLATIINNALCELRDELNYSTGWAVRQGGNILLTRYNRSHKNIDIDYLENTLIPMNASAAGYAYQAFDSSITPLLEAKELEKIRLQGYAVRYNVTEGIPGARAIACPIFSQDNVLLGMAITMGFIPDDPAEIVRLAGRLMAKVKTIPL
- a CDS encoding molybdopterin-containing oxidoreductase family protein; amino-acid sequence: MNDIASLRLKRRTLLKGLGVIGLASLSPCAFSLSTGQQEPLRRIHLKLTDYQTFRSTCAMECLHCNLTAYVYQKKLMKIEATEGFNVKCCLRGISRTKWVYHQQRVTMPLLRVGKKGEGKFEPITWQQALDLIEKNIRTTIKEQGNEGLLLSTHAGNMDSIKNDMGKAFFDYLGGSVKQAGSLCCSAVTAAMMPMVGLRYADTRDTIADSRLIICWGNNPAVTMQAYFKNYLRAQEQGARIVVIDPRFNETAAKADEWIPIVPGTDTALALGMMKIIIEEQHIDADFLRRHTGAVYLVDAKDQLVRADANDSESYLVYDCTSQSLVRHDQADITPALFQHQLPADSGYRTVFETVYQQAAPWTLDRVAAETDIPAHTILRLARDYATTAPAMIVQNMSGAQRTEFGTYVAASQFYLALLTGNIGKRGAGICDAGGARQMAKFGPIIPPAPAVKKITPIPVSKVGEWVVNDRPYPIKFWWIMTMGVMTQLPNTNMVRKALEKVPFVVVADNLMSSTALYADLVLPVTTIFEDVSLMAGVRSHYVQLMEQAVEPPGEAKPDYWIFARLAERFGFGDVFNQPIEHYINACLQGSGITLEQLKKGPVLPVSGDWIPFENGVFRTPTRKAHFFIEEWQKKAFSPVVTYLRVNESPQGSPELAAKYPLMAVQRKLARSIHSSHGMNEWILEVQRNKPNVMIHPQDAQQRRIKHGDWAIVFNQRGEHRAIAVVTTHIKRGVVSLDNGWWEQQGGSSSHVTNDAVEALGTGHCCNSTLVDVRAEG
- a CDS encoding 4Fe-4S dicluster domain-containing protein → MTKQYGFLIDIKRCYGCKTCSMACKSENQTPPGVLWRRVREYETDGPNSEGFISMSCNHCDDPQCMKVCPADTYHKRPDGIVVQDHEKCIGCRMCIMACPYNAPVFDPQEGKTSKCNMCAERLDEGLPPRCVASCPAGVLKFGDIEELRKIHSTDWAVLEARYHMPDHRISGPNVVIIPADK